In Rosa chinensis cultivar Old Blush chromosome 1, RchiOBHm-V2, whole genome shotgun sequence, a genomic segment contains:
- the LOC112182403 gene encoding uncharacterized protein LOC112182403 isoform X2, which yields MEPRVKSKEQRAIRLLLLIVLHALTALAFQRDSLVPFFRKYCIGIQVDSHRKAVAATAAGRFKDEIIPVATKVVDPKSGDDGIRNTTLSDLAKLKPLFKKDGTTYHCWGALQNGNGFHGVTPTRASKEYGGSNMPLNHIENASELENKRSDGVNLSKANCGSETF from the exons ATGGAGCCTCGAGTAAAGAGCAAAGAACAAAGAGCCATTAGGTTGCTTCTTCTCATAGTGCTCCATGCATTGACTGCCTTGGCATTTCAGAGAGATAGTTTGGTTCcattttttcgtaaatattgtATTGGCATACAA GTTGACTCTCATAGAAAGGCAGTTGCTGCTACTGCTGCTGGTAGATTTAAAGATGAAATTATCCCTGTGGCAACCAAG GTTGTTGATCCAAAATCTGGTGATGATGGGATTCGAAATACAACATTGTCAGACCTAGCAAAGTTGAAGCCTCTGTTTAAGAAAGATGGGACCACGTACCACTGCTG GGGGGCTCTGCAAAATGGGAATGGCTTTCATGGTGTTACACCCACAAGAGCTAGCAAGGAATATGGAGGGAGCAATATGCCACTAAATCATATTGAGAATGCCTCAGAACTTGAAAATAAGAGAAGTGATGGGGTAAACTTATCGaag GCCAATTGCGGGAGTGAGACATTCTAG
- the LOC112182403 gene encoding acetyl-CoA acetyltransferase-like isoform X1 — protein MEPRVKSKEQRAIRLLLLIVLHALTALAFQRDSLVPFFRKYCIGIQVDSHRKAVAATAAGRFKDEIIPVATKVVDPKSGDDGIRNTTLSDLAKLKPLFKKDGTTYHCCRGALQNGNGFHGVTPTRASKEYGGSNMPLNHIENASELENKRSDGVNLSKANCGSETF, from the exons ATGGAGCCTCGAGTAAAGAGCAAAGAACAAAGAGCCATTAGGTTGCTTCTTCTCATAGTGCTCCATGCATTGACTGCCTTGGCATTTCAGAGAGATAGTTTGGTTCcattttttcgtaaatattgtATTGGCATACAA GTTGACTCTCATAGAAAGGCAGTTGCTGCTACTGCTGCTGGTAGATTTAAAGATGAAATTATCCCTGTGGCAACCAAG GTTGTTGATCCAAAATCTGGTGATGATGGGATTCGAAATACAACATTGTCAGACCTAGCAAAGTTGAAGCCTCTGTTTAAGAAAGATGGGACCACGTACCACTGCTG TAGGGGGGCTCTGCAAAATGGGAATGGCTTTCATGGTGTTACACCCACAAGAGCTAGCAAGGAATATGGAGGGAGCAATATGCCACTAAATCATATTGAGAATGCCTCAGAACTTGAAAATAAGAGAAGTGATGGGGTAAACTTATCGaag GCCAATTGCGGGAGTGAGACATTCTAG
- the LOC112203829 gene encoding putative methyltransferase C9orf114 homolog produces the protein MEREIRVRIGARSSLIQTHLQFKASRPGDIDEREVVTPDVMTKYFIGVTLKERSPDGVVTLVDVGLSKQLIDFVDNMQNVVVDQVLDPGTRVTVAMGDSWNLDADISRQVVSSSKPREEAGMYWGYKVHYASNITSVMIECPYEGGYDHLIGTSEHGQIINSSNLTIPTFRCLLCP, from the exons ATGGAG CGAGAGATTAGGGTTCGAATTGGGGCTCGCTCTTCACTTATCCAAACCCACCTCCAATTCAAGGCTTCTCGACCTGGTGATATTGATGAGCGCGAGGTTGTTACTCCTGATGTCATGACCAAGTATTTCATAG GTGTCACACTAAAGGAAAGATCTCCAGATGGTGTTGTGACGTTAGTTGATGTGGGCTTGAGTAAG CAATTAATTGATTTTGTTGACAATATGCAGAATGTCGTCGTTGATCAAGTACTTGATCCTGGAACAAGAGTTACAGTGGCTATGGGAGACAGTTGGAATTTGGATGCTG ATATATCACGGCAGGTTGTATCATCATCCAAGCCAAGGGAAGAAGCAGGGATGTATTGGGGGTACAAAGTGCACTATGCTTCCAATATCACTTCGGTAATGATTGAATGTCCATACGAG GGTGGCTATGATCATTTGATTGGGACCTCAGAGCATGGTCAGATTATCAATTCCTCCAATCTCACTATACCCACTTTCAG ATGCCTACTGTGTCCATAA